In Solanum stenotomum isolate F172 chromosome 6, ASM1918654v1, whole genome shotgun sequence, one DNA window encodes the following:
- the LOC125868615 gene encoding uncharacterized protein LOC125868615 — protein MGSLACLTITKQPLAKEIQTLKSKFMQLGISEKDGVLTSIEVRATFIKEIKAKQFEDENLNEVKKKTATGKAQETTLDAEDVLSFRGRICVPRVDDLIQNLLMESHGSRYFIHPGVTKIYRDLKRIYWWPDMKKDIAEFVAKCQNCQQAKYEHQRHEGLL, from the coding sequence ATGGgcagtttagcttgcttgactATAACTAAGcaacctttggctaaggaaattcagaccttgaAGTCTAaattcatgcagttgggcatctcagaaaaagATGGGGTGCTAACTAGCATAGAGGTTAGGGCCACGTTCATtaaggagatcaaggccaaacaatttgaggatgaaaatttgaatgaagtTAAGAAGAAGACTGCGactggtaaggcacaagagaccactcttgatgcggaagATGTTCTTAGTTTTAGaggaaggatttgtgttcctcgagttgatgacttgattcagaattTGTTGATGgagtctcatggttcgcgatatttcATTCATCCAGGCGTAACCAAGATCTACCGAGATTTGAaacgaatttattggtggccagacatgaagaaggatatagcagAGTTTGtagctaagtgtcaaaattgccaacaagcaaagtatgaacatcaaaggcatGAAGGTTTGCTTTAG